The following are encoded together in the Glycine max cultivar Williams 82 chromosome 8, Glycine_max_v4.0, whole genome shotgun sequence genome:
- the LOC100790988 gene encoding proline-rich receptor-like protein kinase PERK8, producing MTSTNPSPNASPVAVPPALGGILSPPPSSSSPTNSSKSPSPPNSPQPNQTQTPNSPAPSSPSAPPPSPPSPPQAVPVTPPPSISLSPPPTLPPPSPPDSPPPLPPASPPSPPATTAPPPAETPPSLPNLSPPSPPDGSPPPQSPPTTIPPPSRPVSPSPPPPANVPRPPSTSTPPQKQSPPKTTPSHASPPSVSESPPKPPSSDVHPPSTLPSDTSGSSPPATLPDPPTNTTAAQGPTVSLPSLPTEKPTARPTNDGTNSMSSNNTPSHSGGLSTGGSVAIGIVVGFTVLSLVMAVWFVQKKKKKGTGSRGGYAAASPFTSSHNSGTLFLRSQSPANFLGSGSGSDFVYSPSEPGGVSSSRSWFTYEELIQATNGFSAQNLLGEGGFGCVYKGLLIDGREVAVKQLKVGGGQGEREFRAEVEIISRVHHRHLVSLVGYCISEHQRLLVYDYVPNDTLHYHLHGENRPVLDWPTRVKVAAGAARGIAYLHEDCHPRIIHRDIKSSNILLDLNYEARVSDFGLAKLALDSNTHVTTRVMGTFGYMAPEYATSGKLTEKSDVYSFGVVLLELITGRKPVDASQPIGDESLVEWARPLLTEALDNEDFEILVDPRLGKNYDRNEMFRMIEAAAACVRHSSVKRPRMSQVVRALDSLDEFTDLNNGMKPGQSSVFDSAQQSAQIRMFRRMAFGSQDSSSFFNESQSSWRSRDHNSNTMFSQNKTGPWNV from the exons ATGACTTCAACAAACCCTTCCCCAAATGCTTCCCCTGTTGCAGTGCCTCCTGCACTTGGTGGTATTTTATCACCACCaccttcttcatcttctccaaCAAATTCATCCAAATCACCGTCACCTCCCAATTCTCCTCAGCCTAATCAAACACAAACACCCAATTCCCCTGCTCCTTCATCACCTTCAGCTCcacctccttctcctccttctcctcctcagGCAGTGCCTGTAACCCCTCCTCCTTCCATATCACTCTCTCCACCACCAACTCTGCCCCCTCCTTCACCACCAGATTCTCCACCACCATTGCCACCAGCATCTCCCCCCTCACCACCAGCTACCACTGCCCCTCCTCCAGCTGAAACTCCACCTTCCCTTCCAAATTTGTCTCCACCATCTCCACCAGATGGTTCCCCTCCTCCTCAATCACCTCCCACAACAATTCCACCTCCTTCTCGACCGGTTTCGCCGTCTCCTCCTCCTCCAGCCAATGTTCCAAGGCCACCATCCACTAGTACTCCTCCACAGAAACAGAGTCCACCAAAAACTACTCCTTCACATGCATCCCCTCCATCAGTTTCTGAAAGTCCTCCTAAACCTCCTTCCTCTGATGTTCACCCACCATCCACATTGCCTTCAGACACTTCAGGATCTTCACCTCCAGCTACTTTGCCTGACCCTCCAACTAATACAACAGCTGCCCAGGGTCCCACGGTGTCGCTGCCGTCTCTTCCAACTGAAAAACCCACTGCTAGACCAACTAATGATGGTACTAACAGTatgtcttcaaacaacacaccTTCACATTCAGGAGGGTTGAGCACTGGAGGATCTGTGGCTATTGGAATTGTAGTTGGTTTTACTGTCCTCAGCCTTGTTATGGCCGTGTGGTTTGtacagaagaaaaagaagaagggaACAGGATCAAGAGGTGGTTATGCTGCTGCTTCTCCATTTACCTCATCCCACAACTCAG GTACATTATTCTTGAGGTCGCAGTCTCCAGCCAACTTTTTAGGTAGTGGTTCTGGTAGTGATTTTGTATATTCTCCATCAGAGCCTGGTGGAGTAAGTAGTTCAAGATCATGGTTCACATATGAAGAACTTATCCAAGCTACAAATGGGTTTTCAGCACAAAATTTGTTGGGAGAAGGTGGATTTGGCTGTGTTTATAAAGGTTTGCTCATAGATGGAAGAGAAGTAGCTGTGAAACAGCTCAAAGTTGGTGGTGGGCAAGGGGAACGTGAATTCAGGGCAGAAGTTGAGATTATTAGCCGAGTACATCATCGTCATCTGGTTTCTTTGGTTGGTTACTGTATATCCGAGCATCAGAGATTGCTTGTATATGACTATGTTCCCAACGATACTCTTCACTACCATCTCCATG GTGAAAATAGACCAGTTTTAGATTGGCCTACTAGAGTCAAGGTTGCTGCTGGTGCAGCTCGTGGAATAGCTTACTTGCATGAAGACT GCCATCCACGCATTATTCATCGAGATATTAAGTCATCAAACATCCTGCTTGATCTCAACTATGAAGCTCGA GTTTCGGACTTTGGGCTTGCAAAATTGGCATTAGATTCAAATACACATGTAACTACACGTGTAATGGGAACCTTTGG GTACATGGCACCAGAATATGCGACAAGTGGGAAACTTACTGAAAAATCTGATGTATATTCTTTTGGGGTTGTGCTGTTGGAACTAATTACAGGTCGGAAGCCGGTAGATGCATCTCAACCAATCGGTGATGAGAGCCTGGTTGAATGG GCTCGGCCTCTGTTGACTGAAGCACTTGACAATGAGGACTTTGAAATTTTGGTGGATCCAAGATTGGGAAAGAACTACGATAGAAATGAAATGTTTCGGATGATTGAGGCTGCTGCAGCCTGTGTACGCCACTCGTCGGTGAAGAGACCACGCATGAGTCAG GTGGTGAGAGCTTTGGATTCCTTAGATGAGTTTACAGATCTCAATAACGGAATGAAACCGGGGCAGAGTTCAGTGTTTGATTCTGCACAGCAATCTGCACAAATCAGAATGTTTAGGAGGATGGCTTTTGGGAGCCAAGATAGTTCCAGTTTCTTCAATGAGTCTCAGAGTAGCTGGAGGAGTAGGGATCACAACTCAAATACTATGTTCTCCCAAAATAAAACTGGGCCTTGGAACGTTTGA